Genomic window (Rathayibacter sp. VKM Ac-2760):
GACGGTGATGAGGGTGGTCGACTGCAGGACGCCGAGCGCGATCGTGAGATAGCGGGTGTACTGCGTCAGCCGGCCCTGGCCCGACTGGCCCTCCTTGTAGAGGGTCTCGAAGTGCGGGATGACCACGCGCAGCAGCTGCACGATGATCGACGCCGTGATGTACGGCATGATGCCGAGCGCGAAGATCGACAGCTGGAGCAGGGCTCCACCGCTGAAGAGGTTGACGAGCTCGTACAGACCGGAGGTGCCCTGGTTGCCGGCGAGGCAGGCCTGGACGGCCTCGAAGTCGACGAACGGAGCAGGGATGAAGGATCCCAGCCGGAAGATCGCCACGATCGCGAGGGTGAAGCCGATCTTGCGGCGGAGGTCGGGGGTGCGGAAGATCCGCGCTACGGCGCCAAACATCTACCTAGGGTCTCCTGCTCAGTTCTGGGTGCGGGATACAGGTCGAGCTTGTCACGCGCTCCCCGCGGGGAGTCGACGTGACAAGCTCGACCGACAAGCTGCTGGTGCTACTTGATGGATCCGCCCGCGGCGACGATCTTCTGCTCAGCGGAGCTGGAGACCTTGTCGACCGCGACGTTCAGCGTAACCGCAATGTCCCCGTCGCCGAGAACCTTGACCTTCTCGTTCTTGCGAACGGCACCCTTCGCGACCAGGTCGCTGATGGTGACGTCGCCGCCCTGAGGGTAGAGCTCCGCGAGAGCGGACAGGTTCACGACCTGGTACTCCACGCGGAACGGGTTCTTGAAGCCGCGGAGCTTCGGGGTGCGCATGTGCAGCGGCATCTGCCCACCCTCGAAGCCGACGCGCACCTGGTAGCGGGCCTTGGTGCCCTTGGTGCCGCGACCGGCGGTCTTGCCCTTGGATCCCTCACCGCGACCGACGCGGGTCTTCGCCTTCTTGGCGCCGACTGCGGGTCGGAGGTGGTGGACCTTGAGCACGTGCTCCTTGGTCGAGGCCTGCTCGGGAGTCGTGGACTCCGTCGCGGCCTGGTTCTTGTCAGCCATTAGTCAATCTCCTCGACCTTCACCAGGTGGGC
Coding sequences:
- the rplO gene encoding 50S ribosomal protein L15 produces the protein MADKNQAATESTTPEQASTKEHVLKVHHLRPAVGAKKAKTRVGRGEGSKGKTAGRGTKGTKARYQVRVGFEGGQMPLHMRTPKLRGFKNPFRVEYQVVNLSALAELYPQGGDVTISDLVAKGAVRKNEKVKVLGDGDIAVTLNVAVDKVSSSAEQKIVAAGGSIK